One Sphingomonas sp. SUN039 genomic window carries:
- a CDS encoding response regulator transcription factor yields MRLLIVEDEPTLGNQLKNTLEGAGYAVDLATDGEDGHYLGQTENYDAVILDLGLPVMDGLTVLDKWRKEGKTFPVLVLTARDSWSDKVAGLDSGADDYLAKPFQTEELIARLRALIRRAAGNASAEMTAGDVRLDTRSGRVTLAGEPVKLTAQEYKLLSYLLHHKGKVVSRTELIEHIYDQDFDRDSNTIEVFVTRIRKKLGADVITTIRGLGYSLDDPAAGSGG; encoded by the coding sequence ATGCGCCTGTTGATCGTCGAGGACGAACCCACACTAGGGAACCAGCTCAAGAACACGCTCGAGGGCGCGGGCTATGCCGTCGATCTCGCCACCGATGGCGAGGACGGGCATTATCTGGGGCAGACCGAGAATTACGATGCGGTGATCCTCGATCTCGGCCTGCCGGTCATGGACGGGCTGACCGTGCTCGACAAATGGCGCAAGGAAGGAAAGACTTTTCCGGTGCTGGTGCTGACCGCACGCGACAGCTGGTCGGACAAGGTGGCGGGTCTCGATTCGGGGGCCGACGATTACCTCGCCAAACCCTTCCAGACCGAAGAACTGATCGCGCGGCTGCGCGCGCTCATCCGCCGCGCGGCGGGCAATGCATCGGCCGAAATGACCGCCGGCGACGTCCGCCTCGATACACGGTCGGGCCGCGTCACGCTGGCAGGCGAACCGGTCAAGCTGACCGCACAGGAGTACAAGCTGCTCAGCTACCTGCTCCACCACAAAGGCAAGGTCGTCAGCCGCACCGAGCTGATCGAGCATATCTACGACCAGGATTTCGACCGCGATTCGAACACGATCGAGGTCTTCGTGACGCGCATCCGCAAGAAACTGGGTGCCGATGTCATCACGACGATCCGGGGTCTCGGCTATTCGCTGGACGATCCGGCGGCAGGTTCGGGTGGCTGA
- a CDS encoding DUF885 family protein, with product MDRRQFVAASGAAAAFSLLPAGASAQTGSDAAINALFEKIFQEAVRNSPERASSLGLDKGANAALKAQLSSATAAERRADLARNQRAIAALRRVDPAALSPAATVNRDVVIYQLEAQSVAAQRFDIEGVQRPYRIFQQGGAYFSTPDFLNTAHTINTSADCEAYLSRLNAFARVLDEETAEQKAEAARGYLAPGWSLDLTLGQMAKLRAPEAAASGLVTSLATRAAAKNIPGDWAARATKIVADRVYPALDRQIALMKALRPKTAAGDGAWRLKRGAEIYAAALEQATTTKFTPEEVHKIGLEQVADLTAKLDVILKAAGMTRGTVGERLAALNVRPEQLYANTDPARAELIESLNAGVKAMYARLPQAFATLPTQPLEIRAVPKDIQDGASNGYYRSAALDGSRPAIYFINLKDTGDWPKYSLPSLTFHEGVPGHHLQISLAQESKDIPTIRKIGGFSAYSEGWALYSEQLADELGSYEGIEKAGYLQSFLFRAARLVIDTGLHTKRWSREKATDYMVATTGFARPRCQREVERYCTQIGQACSYKIGHIAWMRARDAAKVALGDKFDVKAFHEVLKEGAMPLTILEKRIAERTRTAMRG from the coding sequence ATGGACCGCCGCCAGTTCGTCGCCGCCTCAGGCGCTGCCGCCGCTTTTTCGCTCCTGCCCGCCGGGGCGTCCGCGCAAACCGGCAGCGATGCCGCAATCAACGCGCTGTTCGAGAAAATCTTTCAGGAAGCGGTGCGGAATTCGCCCGAGCGGGCCAGCTCGCTGGGCCTCGACAAGGGCGCGAATGCGGCGCTGAAGGCGCAGCTCTCGTCCGCTACTGCTGCCGAGCGCCGGGCCGACCTCGCGCGCAACCAGCGCGCAATTGCCGCGCTGCGCCGCGTCGATCCCGCTGCCCTGTCGCCTGCCGCGACGGTCAACCGCGATGTCGTGATCTACCAGCTCGAAGCACAATCGGTCGCGGCGCAGCGCTTCGATATCGAAGGGGTCCAGCGGCCCTATCGCATCTTCCAGCAGGGCGGGGCCTATTTCAGCACGCCCGATTTCCTCAACACTGCGCATACGATCAACACTTCGGCAGATTGTGAGGCGTATTTGTCGCGGCTGAACGCCTTCGCGCGCGTGCTCGACGAGGAGACCGCCGAGCAGAAGGCGGAAGCCGCGCGCGGCTATCTTGCACCCGGCTGGTCGCTCGACTTGACCCTGGGGCAGATGGCCAAGCTGCGCGCCCCCGAGGCGGCGGCGAGCGGGTTGGTGACGTCGCTTGCTACCCGTGCGGCAGCAAAGAACATCCCCGGCGACTGGGCGGCGCGCGCGACGAAGATCGTCGCCGACCGCGTCTATCCCGCGCTCGACCGCCAGATCGCCCTGATGAAGGCGCTGCGCCCGAAGACAGCAGCGGGCGACGGTGCCTGGCGGCTGAAACGCGGGGCTGAAATCTATGCCGCCGCGCTCGAACAGGCGACGACGACGAAGTTCACGCCGGAGGAAGTGCACAAGATCGGCCTTGAGCAAGTCGCCGACCTGACCGCGAAACTCGACGTCATCCTGAAGGCGGCGGGCATGACGCGCGGAACGGTGGGAGAGCGGCTGGCCGCGCTCAACGTCCGCCCCGAACAGCTCTACGCCAACACCGATCCGGCGCGCGCCGAGCTGATCGAAAGCCTGAACGCCGGGGTCAAGGCGATGTACGCGCGGCTGCCCCAGGCGTTCGCGACCCTGCCGACCCAACCGCTCGAAATCCGTGCGGTGCCCAAGGATATTCAGGACGGCGCGTCGAACGGCTATTACCGCAGCGCCGCGCTCGACGGGTCGCGGCCCGCGATCTACTTCATCAACCTGAAGGACACTGGCGACTGGCCGAAATATTCGCTGCCCTCGCTGACCTTCCACGAAGGGGTGCCGGGCCATCATCTCCAGATCAGCCTCGCGCAGGAATCGAAGGATATTCCGACCATCCGCAAAATCGGCGGCTTTTCGGCCTATAGCGAGGGCTGGGCACTCTATTCCGAACAGCTCGCCGACGAACTCGGCAGTTACGAGGGGATCGAAAAGGCGGGCTATCTCCAGTCGTTCCTGTTCCGCGCGGCGCGGCTCGTCATCGACACGGGGCTGCACACCAAACGCTGGAGCCGCGAAAAGGCGACCGATTACATGGTCGCAACCACCGGCTTTGCCCGGCCCCGCTGCCAGCGCGAGGTCGAACGCTACTGCACCCAGATCGGTCAGGCGTGCAGCTACAAGATCGGCCATATCGCCTGGATGCGGGCGCGCGACGCGGCCAAGGTAGCGCTGGGCGACAAGTTCGACGTGAAGGCGTTCCACGAAGTGCTGAAGGAAGGGGCGATGCCGCTGACGATCCTTGAAAAGCGGATTGCCGAGCGGACGAGGACGGCGATGCGCGGTTAG
- a CDS encoding ATP-binding protein: MDDTLRRIAAALDRIAPLGRVAPLPDARACRWDGSTLTPAAFRPLPLDLLTGIDEAKSVLVENCRRHAAGHAAHDALLWGARGSGKSALAKSAVGATAGLTLVELAATDLATLPVLFDVLAAASDRRVVVFIDDLGFDDVQAARVLRSVLDGGASARPDNVRLYVTSNRRHIVKRDMAEQGVVWTRDPPGAGHGHGAGSRSEPWAINPRDAADDALALADRFGLSLGFHVADQPTYLAMVGGYASAYGLPFDPADAVQFATQRGSRSGRVAWHYVVELAGRAGRGLG; encoded by the coding sequence ATGGATGACACTCTCCGCCGCATTGCTGCTGCGCTCGACCGGATCGCACCGCTTGGCCGTGTGGCCCCGCTGCCCGATGCCCGTGCGTGTCGCTGGGACGGGTCGACGCTGACGCCCGCCGCGTTCCGGCCGCTGCCGCTCGACCTGCTGACCGGCATCGACGAGGCAAAGTCGGTGCTGGTCGAGAACTGCCGTCGCCACGCCGCCGGACATGCCGCACATGACGCGCTGTTGTGGGGCGCGCGCGGGTCGGGGAAATCGGCGCTGGCAAAAAGCGCGGTCGGGGCGACGGCAGGGCTGACCCTGGTCGAGCTTGCCGCGACCGATCTGGCGACCTTGCCCGTGCTGTTCGACGTGCTCGCGGCTGCCTCCGACCGGCGTGTCGTGGTGTTTATCGACGACCTCGGCTTCGACGATGTGCAGGCGGCGCGCGTGCTGCGGTCGGTGCTCGATGGCGGCGCGTCGGCGCGACCCGACAATGTGCGCCTCTATGTCACCTCGAACCGCCGCCATATCGTCAAGCGCGACATGGCGGAACAGGGCGTAGTGTGGACTCGTGACCCGCCGGGGGCGGGGCACGGCCACGGAGCCGGCTCGCGAAGCGAGCCGTGGGCAATCAATCCGCGCGATGCCGCCGATGACGCGCTGGCGCTCGCCGACCGGTTCGGGCTGTCGCTGGGCTTCCATGTCGCCGACCAGCCGACTTATCTCGCGATGGTCGGCGGCTATGCGAGCGCCTATGGCTTGCCCTTCGACCCTGCGGATGCGGTGCAGTTCGCGACGCAGCGCGGCAGCCGGTCGGGCCGCGTTGCATGGCATTATGTCGTCGAGCTTGCCGGGCGGGCAGGGCGAGGTCTAGGCTGA
- a CDS encoding DUF1287 domain-containing protein: MFDRRTFLAGCAALAGCGATGAALPASPRGLALVAAARRQIGITLSYDPAYTRIAFPGGDVARSKGVCTDVVIRAYRDAFAIDLQARVNADMRRAFGAYPKKWGLRAPDANIDHRRVPNLETFLRRQRAARPLDNPADFLPGDIVTMRVNRNLPHIGIVSDRLSLLGRPLVIHNIGSGTREEDAISAYPPTYHFRWLPA; the protein is encoded by the coding sequence ATGTTCGATCGCCGGACCTTCCTTGCCGGATGCGCTGCGCTTGCCGGATGCGGCGCGACCGGGGCGGCTCTCCCGGCATCGCCGCGCGGCCTCGCCCTTGTCGCCGCCGCGCGTCGCCAGATCGGGATCACGCTATCCTACGACCCGGCTTACACCCGGATCGCCTTTCCGGGCGGCGATGTCGCGCGCAGCAAGGGCGTGTGCACCGATGTCGTCATCCGCGCCTATCGCGACGCCTTTGCCATCGACCTGCAGGCGCGCGTTAACGCCGACATGCGTCGCGCCTTCGGTGCCTATCCGAAGAAATGGGGCCTGCGCGCGCCCGATGCCAATATCGACCACCGGCGCGTGCCCAACCTCGAAACCTTTCTGCGCCGCCAGCGCGCCGCGCGTCCGCTGGACAATCCGGCGGACTTCCTGCCCGGCGACATCGTCACCATGCGCGTAAACCGCAACCTGCCGCACATCGGCATCGTGTCCGACCGGCTATCGCTGCTCGGCCGCCCGCTGGTCATCCACAACATCGGCAGCGGTACACGCGAGGAAGACGCGATCTCCGCCTATCCCCCGACGTACCACTTCCGCTGGCTGCCCGCCTAA
- a CDS encoding ABC-F family ATP-binding cassette domain-containing protein, which translates to MAAPILAFEDLGLVQGSGWLFRHLDLFVAPRDRLALIGRNGAGKTTLFKLLAGAIEADEGRRTIVPGSRVIMLEQEPVLTGFATLRDYATSGAVTAHEVEALADQIGVDLDREAATASGGERRRAAIARALAMDPQVLLLDEPTNHLDLAAIEWLEDWLSRYSGAFIAISHDRTFLTRLTKSTIWLDRGGIRRKDIGFGGFDAWTDEVYAQEARNAERLDAKLKLEEHWLLRGVTARRARNEGRKAKLIEMRATRAAMMGPPGTSKLSISTDDVRTKSVIRAEQVTKSFGAGETRRTIIKDFTLRIQRGDRIGVVGSNGAGKSTLLKLLTGELAPDSGKVTLAKTLDAVVIDQQRSLMAPDKSVRDILTQGGDWIEVQGVKKHLIGYLKDFLFDPGVADAPVGSLSGGERSRLLLAREFARPSNLLVLDEPTNDLDLETLDLLQDVIADYDGTVLIVSHDRDFLDRTVTVTLGLDGSGKVDIVAGGYADWERQRQVRTVARKVAVKPAVIEAPKARVKLTYKDQRDYDQLPKRVEELEAAIARDETALMDGSLYTGDPKRFAALTAAVAAARAEKDAAEERWLEVAEMVEGLG; encoded by the coding sequence ATGGCCGCTCCCATTCTCGCTTTCGAAGACCTTGGCCTCGTGCAGGGCAGCGGCTGGCTGTTCCGTCACCTCGACCTGTTCGTAGCTCCCCGCGACCGGCTGGCGCTGATCGGGCGCAACGGCGCGGGCAAGACGACCTTGTTCAAGCTGCTGGCCGGTGCGATCGAGGCCGACGAAGGGCGACGCACGATCGTGCCGGGGTCGCGCGTCATCATGCTCGAACAGGAACCGGTGCTGACCGGCTTTGCGACCTTGCGCGACTATGCGACCTCGGGCGCGGTGACAGCGCATGAAGTCGAAGCGCTTGCCGACCAGATCGGCGTCGATCTCGACCGCGAGGCCGCAACCGCTTCGGGCGGCGAACGTCGCCGTGCGGCGATTGCCCGCGCGCTGGCGATGGATCCGCAAGTGCTGTTGCTCGACGAACCCACCAACCATCTCGATCTGGCTGCCATCGAATGGCTCGAGGACTGGCTGTCGCGCTATTCGGGCGCGTTCATCGCGATCAGCCATGACCGCACGTTCCTGACACGGCTGACCAAATCGACGATCTGGCTCGACCGGGGCGGCATCCGGCGGAAAGACATCGGTTTCGGCGGGTTCGATGCCTGGACCGACGAAGTCTATGCGCAGGAAGCGCGCAACGCCGAGCGGCTCGACGCAAAGCTGAAGCTCGAGGAGCATTGGCTGCTGCGCGGTGTCACCGCCCGGCGCGCGCGCAACGAAGGGCGCAAGGCCAAGCTGATCGAGATGCGCGCGACGCGGGCGGCGATGATGGGGCCGCCGGGGACGTCGAAACTGTCGATTTCCACCGACGATGTTCGCACAAAATCGGTGATCCGGGCGGAGCAGGTGACCAAGTCGTTCGGCGCCGGAGAGACTAGGCGCACGATTATCAAGGATTTCACGCTTCGCATCCAGCGCGGCGACCGCATCGGCGTGGTCGGCAGCAACGGCGCAGGCAAGTCCACCTTGCTCAAGCTGCTGACTGGCGAGCTGGCCCCCGATTCGGGCAAGGTGACGCTCGCCAAGACGCTCGATGCCGTCGTCATCGATCAACAGCGCAGCCTGATGGCACCCGACAAGTCGGTGCGCGACATCCTGACGCAGGGGGGCGACTGGATCGAGGTGCAGGGCGTCAAGAAGCACCTGATCGGCTATCTGAAGGATTTCCTGTTCGACCCCGGCGTCGCCGATGCACCGGTCGGGAGCCTGTCGGGCGGCGAGCGGTCGCGGCTGTTGCTCGCGCGCGAATTCGCCCGCCCCTCGAACCTGCTGGTGCTCGACGAGCCGACCAACGACCTCGATCTGGAAACGCTCGACCTGTTGCAGGATGTGATCGCCGATTACGACGGCACCGTCCTGATCGTCAGCCACGACCGCGACTTCCTCGACCGGACGGTGACGGTGACGCTGGGGCTCGACGGATCGGGCAAGGTCGATATCGTCGCAGGCGGCTATGCCGATTGGGAGCGGCAGCGGCAGGTGCGAACGGTGGCGCGCAAGGTCGCTGTCAAACCGGCAGTGATCGAAGCGCCGAAAGCGCGCGTGAAGCTGACCTACAAGGACCAGCGCGATTACGACCAGCTGCCCAAGCGTGTCGAGGAACTCGAAGCGGCGATTGCGCGTGACGAGACGGCGCTGATGGACGGTAGCCTCTACACCGGCGACCCGAAGCGCTTTGCCGCGCTGACGGCGGCCGTCGCGGCGGCGCGGGCGGAAAAGGACGCGGCGGAGGAGCGCTGGCTCGAAGTGGCGGAAATGGTCGAGGGGCTGGGGTAA